A genomic segment from Glycine max cultivar Williams 82 chromosome 1, Glycine_max_v4.0, whole genome shotgun sequence encodes:
- the LOC102668036 gene encoding uncharacterized protein has protein sequence MAGRNDHAIADALQALAHAIGNPNRGEAGGVVEYQGLDRFQRNYPPSFNGGYNPDGAQNWIREIKKIFRVMACPERQKVAFGTYTLVEEAEYWWENTRQFVEAEGQNVTWDVFKRVFLEKYFPEDVRNKKEMKFLELKQGSMIVAEYAAKFEELVRYFPHYQGRDGESSKCVKFLNGLRPEVKQVVNYQGVRQFPLLVNICRIWDEDS, from the coding sequence ATGGCTGGACGGAATGATCATGCGATAGCGGATGCCCTTCAAGCCTTAGCTCATGCTATAGGGAATCCGAATAGAGGAGAAGCTGGTGGAGTTGTTGAGTACCAGGGGTTGGATCGCTTCCAACGAAACTACCCTCCTTCTTTTAATGGAGGATACAACCCTGATGGTGCTCAGAACTGGATAAgggaaataaagaaaattttccGAGTTATGGCATGCCCGGAGAGGCAAAAGGTTGCTTTTGGTACATATACTCTAGTGGAAGAGGCTGAGTATTGGTGGGAGAATACTCGCCAATTCGTAGAGGCTGAAGGTCAAAATGTGACCTGGGATGTCTTCAAGAGAGTGTTTTTGGAGAAATACTTTCCCGAGGATGTTAGGaacaagaaggagatgaagtTCTTGGAGCTTAAGCAAGGAAGTATGATTGTGGCTGAATATGCGGCCAAGTTTGAGGAGCTGGTGAGGTACTTTCCCCATTATCAAGGGAGAGATGGTGAGAGTTCCAAGTGTGTAAAGTTTCTGAATGGCTTACGACCTGAAGTGAAGCAAGTTGTGAATTACCAAGGTGTTCGTCAGTTCCCACTTTTGGTTAATATATGTCGGATTTGGGATGAAGACTCCTGA